The proteins below come from a single Nocardiopsis gilva YIM 90087 genomic window:
- a CDS encoding acyltransferase family protein translates to MQFASFTQPKPAAPGTDRPAAGAGAAPRSAAAGGYRPEIQGLRAVAVLLVAAYHIWFGRVSGGVDVFLLLTGFLITGSLVRMVERQGRVDVAAFWSRLVKRLFPAASVVLVGVLAAAYLFLPDDRWRDTIHQVVAAALYYENWWLATESVDYLAQNSAASPVQHFWSLSIQGQFYLLWPVVVGVAAVIAARCGWAVRRAVFVVVAAVFAGSFGYSVLSTAANQQWAYFDTGARLWELALGGLLALGVSSIRLERRVRIVCGWVGLAALVSCGMLIPATAFPGYVALWPTAAAVLIIVAGDTGGRFAADRLLTWKPLHTIGDISYPLYLWHWPVLICYLAVTERTAPSLLGGAYILGLSLVLAAGTKWLVEDRVEQVSRGRPKRLVVPAVGLACLLPVLTAAGGWSAHLDAEQRRLEAFVADGANYPGAAALADGGAGTAPRDLPVYPPPAQAAVDVPVTYEDGCNQETGPAKVLTCSYGPDDADRTIALVGGSHAAHWFPALHRIARDNGWRVVNIVKGACLFTDAPQRYKGEPYTSCAEWNEGVMAELADLRPDAVFTTATTTSLDTRAGYGEEMVVDGYVEKWRELAELDIDVFAVRDTPRLGFDSATCVAEKSPGDCVGERSHSLAERSPLDDVPAVPDNVTFLDLTDHLCTGNRCPSVIGNVLVYWDGNHITSTYMRTLAPALEADLKAAAGAER, encoded by the coding sequence GTGCAGTTCGCGTCGTTCACGCAGCCCAAACCCGCCGCGCCCGGCACCGACCGCCCCGCCGCCGGGGCAGGGGCGGCTCCCCGCTCCGCCGCCGCTGGCGGCTACCGGCCCGAGATCCAGGGGCTGCGTGCGGTCGCCGTCCTGCTCGTGGCCGCTTACCACATCTGGTTCGGCCGCGTCTCCGGCGGAGTCGACGTCTTCCTGCTGCTCACCGGATTCCTGATCACCGGCTCCCTGGTCCGCATGGTGGAGCGGCAGGGGCGGGTGGACGTCGCGGCGTTCTGGTCCCGGCTGGTCAAGCGGCTCTTCCCGGCGGCGTCCGTGGTCCTGGTGGGCGTGCTCGCCGCCGCCTACCTGTTCCTGCCCGACGACCGCTGGCGGGACACGATCCACCAGGTCGTCGCTGCGGCCCTGTACTACGAGAACTGGTGGCTGGCCACCGAGTCCGTCGACTACCTGGCGCAGAACAGCGCGGCCAGCCCGGTGCAGCACTTCTGGTCGCTGTCCATCCAGGGGCAGTTCTACCTGCTGTGGCCGGTCGTGGTGGGGGTGGCGGCCGTCATCGCCGCGCGGTGCGGGTGGGCCGTGCGCCGAGCCGTGTTCGTCGTGGTGGCGGCGGTGTTCGCCGGGTCGTTCGGCTACTCCGTGCTGTCCACGGCGGCGAACCAGCAGTGGGCCTACTTCGACACCGGCGCGCGGCTGTGGGAGCTGGCACTGGGCGGTCTGCTCGCGCTGGGCGTGTCCTCCATCCGCCTGGAGCGCAGGGTGCGGATCGTGTGCGGCTGGGTGGGACTGGCCGCGCTCGTGTCCTGCGGGATGCTGATCCCGGCCACGGCCTTTCCGGGGTACGTGGCGCTGTGGCCGACCGCCGCGGCGGTGCTGATCATCGTGGCGGGGGACACGGGCGGCCGGTTCGCCGCCGACCGCCTGCTGACCTGGAAGCCGCTGCACACGATCGGCGACATCTCCTACCCGCTGTACCTGTGGCACTGGCCGGTGCTGATCTGCTACCTCGCCGTCACCGAGCGGACCGCACCCAGCCTGCTCGGCGGGGCCTACATCCTGGGCCTGTCCCTGGTGCTGGCCGCCGGCACCAAGTGGCTGGTGGAAGACCGCGTCGAACAGGTCTCCCGCGGCCGTCCGAAGCGCCTGGTCGTCCCGGCCGTCGGCCTGGCCTGCCTACTGCCCGTCCTGACCGCGGCCGGAGGCTGGTCGGCCCACCTCGACGCCGAGCAGCGCCGCCTGGAAGCCTTCGTCGCCGACGGGGCCAACTACCCGGGCGCCGCCGCGCTCGCCGACGGCGGCGCCGGCACGGCACCGCGCGACCTCCCGGTGTACCCGCCACCGGCCCAGGCCGCCGTCGACGTGCCCGTCACCTACGAGGACGGCTGCAACCAGGAGACCGGCCCCGCCAAGGTCCTCACCTGCTCCTACGGCCCCGACGACGCCGACCGCACCATCGCCCTGGTCGGCGGCTCCCACGCCGCCCACTGGTTCCCCGCGCTGCACCGGATCGCGCGGGACAACGGCTGGCGCGTCGTCAACATCGTCAAGGGCGCCTGCCTGTTCACCGACGCCCCGCAGCGCTACAAGGGCGAGCCCTACACCTCCTGCGCGGAGTGGAACGAGGGCGTGATGGCCGAACTGGCCGACCTGCGCCCTGACGCCGTCTTCACCACGGCGACGACGACCAGCCTCGACACCAGGGCGGGCTACGGCGAGGAGATGGTGGTCGACGGCTACGTGGAGAAGTGGCGGGAGCTGGCCGAGCTCGACATCGACGTCTTCGCCGTCCGCGACACCCCCCGCCTCGGCTTCGACTCCGCCACCTGCGTCGCCGAGAAGTCCCCGGGCGACTGCGTGGGCGAACGCTCCCACTCCCTGGCGGAGCGCTCTCC